GTCTGCCCAGGGCACGCTCGTGACGAAGATCGCCGAGGTGACGTTCACCAGCCCGGACCGGGTCCGCGATGTGATCCATGACTTCAACACCGACGGCTTTGAGGCGCTCTACCCGAAGTACAAAGGCGGAAGCCCGAGGACCTTCACCCTTCCGGAGCGGCGCGAGATCAAGAAGATCGCCAAGTCGAAGCCGGCCGAGCACGGACTGCCGTTCTCGACCTGGAGCCTGGCCAAGCTGGCCGACTTCCTGGTCGCCGAGGGGGTGGTCGACGACATCAGCCACGAGGGCCTTCGGGTCCTGCTCCGCGAGGAGGGCGTCTCCTTTCAACGCGTGAAGACCTGGAAGGCCTCCCGAGACCCCGACTACGCGGCGAAGAAGCCCCGGGTCGAGCACCTCTACGCGATCGCCGACGGCGAGGTCATACCCGAGCCAGATGAGCCCGAGGTCGTCTTCGGCCTGGACGAGTTCGGCCCGCTCAACCTCCAGCCCCACCCTGGGCGGCAGTGGGCCGAACGCGGTGGAAAGCACAAGGATCCCGACCGTGACCCTAGGCCCCGCCGCCGCGCGACTTACACCCGACCCCACGGCGTCCGGCATCTGTTCGCCACCTACGACCTGGGGAAGGACAAGCTCTACGGCCACGTCAAGAAGACCAAGAACCGCTCGAAGTTCCTGGAGTTCTGCCGCTACCTGCGCAGTCTCCACCCGGCCGACGTGCGCATCGCCATCGTCTGCCACAACTTCTTCCCGCACCTGACCACCAAGCGCTGCCGTCGGGTCGCGGACTGGGCCGAGGCCAACAACGTCGAGATCGCCTACACCCCGACTAACAGCTCCTGGCTCAACCGCATCGAGGCCCAGTTCACCGCCCTGCGCTACTTCACCCTCGACGGCACCGACCACTCCAGCCACAAGGAACAGGGCAGCATGATCCGCCGCTACATCATCTGGCGAAACAAGAACGTCCAGGACGAGCACTTACGCGAAGTCGTCAACAGGGCGAACGTTGTCTGATACGGCACGAGTCACCATTCCGGGCGTCGGGGAGCGGACTGCCCATATGCTGCTGGCCGAGCTCGGCCCGGACATGACCGCCTTTCCCACCGCCGACCACCTCGTCTCAGGGCGGAGTTCGCCCCACGAACCGTCCAGTCCGGAAGGAAGAACACCTCCGCGCCCACCGGCAAAGGCAACCCCTGGACCAAGGGCGCCATCGGCGAGGCCGCGTTATCCGCCTCGCTCCAACTCCTTCCTCGGCGCCCGCTACAAACGCATCGTCAAGCGCCGAGGCCGCAAGAGAACCCTGGTAGCCGTCGGCCACTCGCTCCTGGTCATCGTCTGGCACCTGCTGAACGACCCCGAGACCCGTACACCGACCTCGGCCACGACCATCACCTCGTCGACCCCACCCGGCGAACCCGCGACCTGGTCCGCCAGCTCCAAGCCCTCGGCCACGACGTCACCCTCGCTCCCGCAGCCTGACCAGCCAACTCCCCAAAGCTCAGGCCAACGAACGCTTCAGCATGCCCTGACCTGGGGGATTTTCCGTTCAGGCACTCACGTCGAATCCGACGTCGCCTTCGCCGTCCACGTCGGTGCGCAGGGCAAGGCGAGGCACTTCTGACCGAGGCGGACCTCCGCGACGCGGTCGCCGCCGGCGACGTCGGAGCCGGACTTCCATCGCCACAGCGGCAGGATCTCCGGACCGAACACCCTGCGTACGAGCAGCAGGTCGCCCAGGCCCTCGCCGCCGTCCAGCCCGAGCTACTACTCGAAGGGGTCGGCGATCAGTGCCGTGCCCACACAGCGGAAGCCGAGTCGTGCGTAGATCCGCTACTGGTTGTATTGAGCCATATCACCTCCGTAGTCTGGCAGTTGTGGACGCGGTCGTCTTTGCCCTCACTGCCATCGGAACCATCGCTGGTGTCATCAGTGCCTATTTCACCTATGTGGCCATCCGCCACCAGCTGTCGAGAAGACGGCGGTCGCTCCCTGCGCCACCCCGCCTGAGCAGCGGAGCCGACGCACGGAGCGATCCGGCGGAGTACGACGTGTTCGTCTCCCACAGCCGCCAGGACGCCGAGTGGGTGACAGCTTTCGTCGAACGACTTCAGGGGGCGGGGCTGAGGGTGGCGTCCGACGAGATCGTGTTGCGGCCGGGGGACGTACTCATCCACTCCGTCGAAGAGGCGATCCGACGCGCGACACATGGCCTTCTCGTCTTCAGCCCGGCTTCGATGGACGACGGGTGGACCAAACAGGAGTACGCCACACTGATGCAGCGCTCCATCGAGACCGGTCAAAGGTTCATCCCCGTCCTGATCGGTTCCGTTGAGCTGCCGGAGTTCGCTGCCAATCGCCACTACTGCGACTTCCGCGGTCTGGACGGCCGCGCGTACCAGCGGCGCGTGGACGAGATCGCCCGGGCCCTGCGAGGCGACGATGCCTGACGTGTTCATCTCCTACGCTCCTGACGACACCGCGTGGGTACACGCGCTGGCGGACCGGCTCCGCCAAGCGGACCTCCAAGTCGCTTACGACGAGGTCGTCCTGGGCCCTGGCGACGTCGTCGTGCACGGGCTGGAAGCCGCGATCCGGACCACGGCCACCGGTCTGCTGATCTTCAGCGCTGCCGCTCAGGCCAGCTCCTGGGTCCGCGAGGAGTACGCCACGCTGATGCGCCGCACCATCGCCGGGGAGCAGAGGTTCATCCCCGTCATGCTCGAGGACGTCGAGCTGCCGGAGTTCGCTGCCAATCGCCGCTATTGTGACTTCCGCGGTGTGGACGGCCATGAGTACCAGCGGCGCGTTGCCGCACTAGTCAGTGCGATTCGAGGCGAGCGATCGGAGCACGAGACGGCCTCCCCGCGTCCGGTCCCCGGGAGCGGGCTGCGCCCGGAAGGCCCGCGACGTTTCGTCCTCCGGCTCGGCGTCGACCAGGTCACCTTCGGCCCCGACGGCGGTGTCGCGTCGGAGCACGAACCGTCCGTGGCCGGCCCGCGCCTCGATGACCTGGTATGGCGCCTGGAGAACACGCTACGAAACCCCGGACGCCCATTCCAGAGCGCCAGCGGCGAGGGCGGACCAGAGACGCTGCTGACCGAGTGCGGCCGGGAACTGGGCAGACTCTTCCTTTCCGGCCGGGCGGGGGAAGCCCTGGCTTGCGAAGTGGCGAGGGCCGAGGCGATGAATGCGTCCTTGCGCCTGGGGCTCGAGGTCGACGGCGAGCTGTCCGAGCTGCCATGGGAGACCCTTGCCGTCCCCGGCTGCACGACACCACTGGCACTGCATCCGCGCGTTCAGATGTACCGCCGGACCACGGCGGAGGCCACTCCGGGGATAGCCATTCCCGGGCCGCTGCGCATCCTCGTGGCGGTGGCGAGTCCCGAGGGGGCCGGCGGAGGGCCTCTGCTGGATCTTGAGGCGGAGCTCGCCAAGATCCTCGACGCTGTCGAGTCCGCGCGCCACCGCGCCCATGTACGCATCCTGAATCAGGGCACGCTCTCGGCCGTCCGGACAGCGCTCCTCCAAGAGCGTTACCATGTGCTCCACGTCTCCTGTCACGCCGAGCCTGGTGTGCTGCTGATGGAGGACGAAGCAGGAGGAACGGACCGGGTCGACTCCGACCGGTTCGTCCGGCAGGCGCTTCCGCCCGACCGAGGCGTGCCGCTGATGGTGCTCTCGGGCTGTTCCACGGCCCGCGCCAGGGCGGGAGGGCCCGCGCCGGAAGAGTCGCTCGGAAGCCTTGCCCGCGGGCTGTCGGCCGCCGGGGTGCCTGCGGTACTCGCCATGACCGCGGCGGTCACCGACTCCTACGCGACGGCGCTGACCGGACGACTCTATGGCGAGTTGAGCCTCCGTGCCTCGCCGGAAGTGCTTCCGGCTTTCTGCGACGCACGCCGCCTGCTCGAGGAGGAACGCCGCCACCTGCCCAGCGGCCAGAAGGGTGACTCGCGTGCGGAGTGGGCCACCCCCGCGCTGTTCCTGCGCGGGCCGTCGTTGCCGCTGGTCGGCGCGGACAGCGGCTTCGAGCAAATTCCCGCGCTGGCCGAGGCGCAGTTCCCGGACGGAGTGCCCCTGCGCAAGGTCGGCGAGTTCGTCGGGCGCCGCAGCGAGCTGCGTACGCTGTCGAGTTCGCTGCGCGGTGACACACCGGGCGTGGTCCTGCACGGTATCGGGGGAATCGGTAAGAGCACGCTGGCAGCCCAGCTCCTGCGCCGCCTGGGAGATGACACCGGGTGTGTCGTGTCCGCGATCGGACAGACGTCCGTGGACCAAATCCTCGACGATCTCGCACGTGCGCTCGTGCGAACAAGCGACGACGAGGAGGCTCGACGAGTCGCCTCCTTGCTACGCCAACCGCGACACTCCTGGCCGAACCGCCTCAGGGAGCTCGGACCGCTGCTCGGGCAAACCCGGGTGACTCTCCTGCTGGACAACTTCGAGGACAACCTGCGCTCGGCCGAAGGGGGCTGGCAAGTGCGGGACCAGGAACTCGCCGAGTTCCTCGCCAGCTGGATCCGCACCCCAGGAAGGCACCGGCTGCTCGTCACCAGCCGCTATCCCTTTCCCCTGCCGCGACGCGCCGACCGTCGGCTGACCGGGCATCAGCTCGGACCGTTATCCTGGCCCGAAGCCCGCAAGCTGATGTGGCGCCTTCCGGCGCTGGACGCGCTCTCCCCGTGTGATCAGGAGCGGGCCTATGCCGGTGTCGGCGGACATCCCCGCACGTTCGAATACCTCGACGCGCTCCTGCGCGGCGGCCGCGCCCGTTTCGCGGATGTATCCGAACGCATCGAAGCCCTTCTCGAGAGCCGCGGCGTCGGCGACCCGCGTGGCTGGCTGCGCACCGCGGGCTCCGACCTGGACAGCGCCCTGGCCGCGAGCATCACGCTGTCCGTCGACGACGCCCTGTTGCACGAATTAATCGGCCTGCTCAGCCCGTTCGCGCTGGGGGTGCTGGCCAGAGCCTCGGTCTACCGACTGCCCGTGGATAAGGGGGCCTTGGCGGGGCCACTGGCCGAGCCCGGCATGCATCCGCCGGACGCCGAGCCGGTGCACCTCGATGACGTGATCGACATTCTCACCGACTTCGGCCTGCTCAGCCGCATCACGCCAGCCGGGCAGCCCCTGGACGCGCCCTCCGTCTTCCTCGTCCACCGGTGGACGGCCGGCACCCTTGCCAGGCTCCTCGAACCCGAAGTCCTCCGCGCTGCCCACCAGGCAGCGGCGCAGCACTGGCACGGGCGTATCAAGGCACGGCTGGGGAGCGCCTCTGGCGAGACGGAGAACGTCGCCGATGCGATCGAGGGCCGCTTCCATTTCCACGCGGCCGGTGATGTCGACACCGCCGCCGTCATCACCCGCCAAGTCTGTCATCTCCTGCACACCTGGGGAGCATGGAACTGGGAAGAACGACTGCTGAGAGAGACTCTCGGCTGGCTGCCGCCGGATGACGCGGAAGCCGCCTCATTCCTCAACGACCTCGGCATCCTCGCCCAGGACCAGGGAAGGTCCGACCAGGCCCTGGCCCTTTACAAGCGGGCCCTGGCCGTCCTTGAAGGCTCGGGTGACCGAGCCGGAACGTCCGCGGTACTCCACCAGATCGGCCGAATCTCCGAAGGGCGCGGAGACCTGGACGATGCCGTAGCCCACTACGAGCAGTCCCTGGCAGTCGCGGAAGAATTCCGCCTACCGTTGGGGATCGCCCACGCACATCATCAGCTCGGCCGGATCGACCTCATGCGAGGAAAGTACGACCGGGGGCGGCTCCGGATCCAGCATGCTTTGGACACCTTCGAGGAAGAGAACGACCACGAGGGCATCGCAGACAGCCACCACCAACTAGGCAATGCCAACCTTCTCACAGGAAACCTCGAAAGCGCTGCTCAGCATTTTCGGACGGCCCTCAGGATCCACGCAGGGCTTTACAACCGCTTCGGCGTCGCGCGCATGCACATGTGTCTCGGTGGTGTCGCCAGCCACCGGGGAGACATGGACTCGGCTCGGACGCACCTACGGCAGGCACTGTCCATACGGGAGGATCTCGGCGACCTCATCGGCATGGCCAACTGCCACAGAGACCTCGGAGTGCTCGCCACCCTCACCGGCGATTACGACGGGGCGCTGCGCTACTTCGAGCAGGCGCTCACCGTATTCGAAGAAGAGCACTACCAACTAGGCATCGGACGCGCCCACAGCGGCCTGGCAGACCTCTTCACCAGACGAGAACAGACCGAGCAGGCAATCGACCATGCCCTGGTCAGCTTGGGAATCTTTCTCGGTCTGGAGGCACCGCCAGAAATCCGTGAGGTGCTGTCGCTGCTGAAGCGCCAGCGCCGACAGGTGGGAAATGAAGCGTTTCATCGGCTGCTCAGCCTCCACCTTGACGACGCATCAGTCACGAACGTAATCCAGGCACTCGGGCCCGAAGACACCGACGGGCAGTCGAGCTGAACGGTGTGCTGCCGAGCAAGAAGGTGAGGGGGCTGTTCGTGGCCGAGCTGCACGATGCCGCATCGGTAACGGCATGGGCGCTGACCGCGACCTGGCAGTTCGCCCATCCAGGCGGTGTGGGGCTGGTCGTCGGCGGGCGCGGCCGGGACCGGGACGTAGATCTCGGGCCGGACGGTGACCTTGGCGGGGGGCGACTCGCCACGTCGGCAAGTGCTGCTCCCCGCACCCGCGGGGATGGTCCCGATGCCGTCGCCGGGGCCGTGTACCGAATGAACTGCTCCCCGCACCCGCGGGGATGGTCCCTGGACCCGTCAGATGTGGAGTCGCTGACCCGACTGCTCCCCGCACCCGCGGGGATGGTCCCTCCAGCGCCATTACCCCAGCACCCCCTGCAGTCTGCTCCCCGCACCCGCGGGGATGGTCCCAGAGACACGCTCTTGGTGTACGCGTAGAAGCGCTGCTCCCCGCACCCGCGGGGATGGTCCCGGGTCCGCCTGCTCGCTGGTGATCTGGTTGACCTGCTCCCCGCACCCGCGGGGATGGTCCCCGCTGGATCGGGCCACCGACGAAACTCAGTGTCTGCGGTTTTCTGGCGTTATATAGGTGACCGGTCCCGTAACGGAATCTGGAGATTCCCTAAAACGGGCTCCAGCCACTCAGCGCAGCGGATGTCACAGTCGGCCCCTAGTGTGCTCGAAGAGATAAGCACCAGAGCGAGGAGGAACGCAGGTGACGGGGCTCGATTGGATGTACGGCCGGGATCTTCCGCTGTTGAGTCTGACCTTCGCGCGTGGCCTCACTGCGCGAGAGCTGCTGGAGCGGATGGGCGCGGATGACAGCCTGGCCCTGCGCAGCCAGGAGGACTTCGACGACGAGTTCGGTGATTTGCTCTACGCCGAGGACTCGTATGTCGTCAGCGCGGGCCGGCACGGGGAGTGGGCATGGGCGTGGGAGCACGACAGCTGGCAGTGTGTCGCTGACGATCGGCTGGTCTGCGATGTCTCGATGGGGACGCAGGCCCTGGTACTTCACGCCAACGAAAAGCCCATGGTGGAGTTCCGCTACGCCGAGAACGGGCACCTGATCACCGGCATCAACACCGTGATGGGCCTCCACCCGGATCACTACACGGGCTGCGACCCACACAGGTTCATCCCCGCAATGCGCGCGCTGGATGCCGCGCCCGGGAACGGGGACTACGGCCCGCTGGGTCCACGAGGCCTGTTCTTCCGCCTCGCCGAAGACCTCGGCGTCGGTCTCCCCCACGCCGATCTGACCACCAACCCGGTACTCAGCGCCGAACTCCAGCCCAGGCCGGACATCGACGCCCGACCGCCCGAATCAGCGGCTCCGTAGTACACCCGCCTAATGAACGGGCCCGTCTTTCGTCACCCCAGACCACGCATTTCGTCACCAGTTCATGGTCCCCCGGCATCGCCAGAGTCGCGCACTCCGTAGCACTGCTCCCCACACCCGCGGGGATGGTCCCCGAACGGCATCGCCCGCGCGTGGCCGGTCTATCTGCTCCCCGCACCCACGGGGATGGTCCCGCCGGCTCCATCAAGGCCAGGCTCGCCGGGAACTGCTCCCCGCACCCGCGGGGATGGTCCCGTCGTCTACGCCGCGCAGACTAGGGGCATGGCCTGCTCCCCGCACCCGCGGGGATGGTCCCCACATGCAGGTGGACTACCGGCCCGACACGCACTGCTCCCCGCGCCCGCGGCGATGGTCCCAACCGGACCCTGTCCCTGGTCAACACGGGCCACTGCTCCCCGCTCCTGCGGGATGGTCCTGACATGATGGAGCTGCTGCTCCGCGACATCAACTGCTCTCCGCAGCCGCGGGGATTGATCCCCCGGAACTGACCGGAACCGACGTCGGCAAGAACTGCTCCCCGCACCCGCGGGTATCGTCCCCACCAGTCCCGTTGGACGGGGATGGTCCCAACTCCCAGGGCATGCGGCTCAACTACTGGGTTTGCTCCCTGCACCCGCGGGGATGGTACCCGGACCGTGCGCACGTCGCCAGCCGCCTGGGCCTGCTTCCCGCGCCCGCGGGGATGGTCCCCAGCCGGTCCGCTCCTGCACCAGTTCGTGGATTTGCCCCGCCTCCGCGGGGATGGTCCCGGCGGTTACGACATCCAGGTGGCCACCGGCCACCGGCCACTGCTCCCTGCACCCTGCACCCTGCACCCGTGGGGATGGTCCCCAGTCCAGTGCGAACTGTTGGATGCTGAGGTACTGCTTCCCGCACCCGCGGGGATGGTCCCACCCCGACCGCCAACTCTCGCGCAACGGCCGGCTGCTCCCCGCACCCGCGGGGATGGTCCCGCCGCCGACGCCATGCCGCCCAACCGGTCCGTCTGCTCCCCGCACCCGCGGGGATGGTCCCTGGTCCCGGCGATCGCCCGCGCCTACATCCCCCTGCTCCCCGCACCCGCGGGGATGGTCCCGACGAGCTGTACGCCGCGATCGGCACGCCTCGCTGCTCCCTGCACCCGCGGGGATGGTCCCAGCCTTGGTCAGCGCGATCGACCCGGCGAGTTCTGCTCCGCGCACCCGCGGGGATGGTCCCTACTGGATCCACTCCGCAGGCCAGGCCCACAACTGCTCCCCGCACCCGCGGGGATGGTCCCCCGCGCCGCTGGCGCATCGGCCACAAGCCCAGCTGCTCCCCGCACCCGCGGGGATGGTCCCGTGACCAGGTCGCCGATGGCGATCTGGGACAACTACTCCCCGCAGCCGCGGGGATGGTCCCTGTCTGCATATGGAGTTCGTGTTTCTGTCGACCTGCTCCCCGCACCCGCGGGGATGGTCCCCTCGGCTGGGGTCGAGCGACCTCGTTGGATGACTGCTCCCCGCACACGCGGGGATGATCCCGCGCAAAGCCCCCGGCCCACAAGGCGGTGCAACCTGAGAGCGGGGGCTGACGGTGGCGTCTGCCCCCAGCGCTTACATCGGCGGCCCGGGGCTGCGGCGTGTGAGCGCGGTGCCCGCAGGCGCATTGGTCGGTTGGACGGCGTCGGACGGGTTCATCTCGCTGGCCCGTGAACAGGCCACCCGTCTGCGAGCAAAGACAGCATGAGAGTTATCGTGCAGGCCGCGATATCAGGGCTGCTGGTCCAGCTCGGACACACACCGTCGCCGAAACGGCCGGACGGAGGCAACCTGGTGTCCTTGCCAGCTCGGTCACTGCGCCGGACCACGGTGACGGGTAGGTGTGCGAACCGCCGGGGCCCGCCCGCCTGGTCATGATGGGGATCCGAGCTGGCGCGGTTGTATCTGCCCACTCCATGGACGGACGACCGTGAACGCTGCCGTCGGTCCGGCAGTCAGGACGATCGCCTTTCAGACGAAAGTGGCGATGGCCAAGGCGTGGTCCGAAAGGCCATCGCGGACTAGACCCAATACCGGTGATTTAGGTTGTCTTCCGGCGGGTCGGTCTGGCCTTGGTCGGCCCGACCAGGGTCACGCGGGGAGTGTCCGGCCGGGGCGGATTGTGGTGCTCGGCGCGTTTGAGCTTCCAGTTGGACATCTTGCGTTTGATGACGCGGGGGCTGGAGCGCAACCGCCGGGGTGCCAAGAGCCGTTCGCGGATCTCATGCAGGGCCGTGACCAGTGCCCGGGCCAGCCGGGAGGGGGGAAAATGCCGCCTGGTCGGTGACGTGGCGGCGGACGACGCGCAGGGTGCGGGTGAAGGAAATCCGGTCCGGGTCCTGCTCGGATTGCTGTGCGGCCTGGTGCATTAGGTCTCGCAGTGCGTGGTGCACCAGCAGGAAGGCGAAGATCTCCTGCTCGGCGCCGCGGGGGTGCTGGGAGCGTAGGACGAGGCGGGGGCCTCCGAGATGAGTCTTGATCTCATCCAGCGTGCTCTCGATCTCCCATCGCTGGGCGTACAGCGCGGCCAGCGAGGCGGCAGGGCCGGCTTTCGGGTCGAGGATGGTGGTGATCAGCCGGTACACCGTGTCGCTGCCGTCGCGGCCGAGCGTGTACTCGATTACCCGGACCCGGGCCGGGTCCGCGCGACGGTTCTTGTCCCGGGCCGCAACAATCTCCGAGAGGTAGGAGCCGTCCTCCAGCAGGGCCCGGACGGGGAGTACGGCGTCGTTCCTGACCCGCCACAGCAGGTCGGCGCCGGTTGCGGCGGCGGCCCGCCACAGGTCGAAGCCGCGAAAGCCCCGGTCGGCCAGCAGTAGCATGCCCGGCGTCAGTGAGCTGAACAGGCGCTGGGCCAGCTCGGTTTCATGGACAGCCAGCGGTCCCGCCTCCGCCGCGAAGACAGCGTGGGTGCCGCACTCGGCCAGCGCGGCCACCCTCACCTGCGGATAGGCGCTCTTCTCCTGTCCGCGGCTGGCTCCCGGGCGGCCGAAGAAGGCGGCATTGGCCTCGGTGTCCGGCACGTCGAAGGTGGTGCCGTCCACCGCGACCAGCCGCCACCCCCGATACCAGGCCCCGCTCGTGTCCTCGGTCGCCACCGGCCGGCACACCCGGGCAAACAGTGCCTTTAGCGGCTCCGGGCCCAGTCGCAGACGGGCCCGGCCGATCGCCGCGGTGGTCGGCACCTGCCAGGTCCCCTTCCACCGGCCCATCCGCTCCAGTCCGTGCGTCAGGAGTCGGGCGACCTCCTCATAGCCCTGCCCGGAGAACAGACACATCGCCAGCACGAAATAGACCACCACCCGGGCGGGCAGCAGCCGTTGGCGCTGCTCGACCCGGCCACATCCCGCGACCACCTCATCCACCAACTCCGGCGGAAACGCGCGGGTCAGCACCCCAATCGCGATCCGATCCGAAAATCGGTCATCCGACGACGACTTCACCTGTCCGGGCCTTGGCACACCACACCCAACGACCCGAAAACCCCAAAGTCACCGGTATTGCATCTAGGCGAGCAGCAGGTTGGCGCGGGCAGAACGGGCGAGGACGCCGTGAACGGCGATCTCCTGCAGATGACGGAAGTGGACGGCGAGGGCGCCTCCCCGTGTGTTTGCGTTAGCCGGTGTACACCCGCGGTGGATGCCATACCGAGTTGACTGGCATGCTCCTCAACCGCCGCAGGTGTTTGGCCTGGCCTCCTACGTTACGCAAGGATTCTCGAACGACACGGCCGGTTACGGCAGTTGAGCCCGGCATGCGGGCCATGAACCATCACAATTCCGCCCGGCGAGAACGGGTCAGCGGAGTTCGATCCGCCGGGACCGGCCCACGAGAAGGCAGAATGCCCTCCCCACTCATGTCGACGACGAGTTTGTCGACGAAGCGGCATATCCGAACTCGCGAACGCAATGCTCTGATACTGCGGCTGTGGCCATTCGCGGCAGATGTCGCTAAATGGCTCCTCCCTTTGCAACAGTCAGCTCAACCGTTCGATGGCCTTCACGATCAGGGTCCGCGCCGCCTGCCCGTATACGGCAAGGTCCGTGAGCCTCGCGAAGGCCCGTAGGTAGATGTCCAGTTCGCCGGGGGCTGTGACTGTCACGCGAGCCGCGAGCAGCTCCACGTGAATGCGCGCGTCGTCGAAGACGGTGAACTGCTCCAGAGGCCACATGATCTGCTCCCGGGGGGCCTCCGCGGGGATGATCCCCACAGACATCGACGGCAGCGCCATCGAAGCAAGGAGGGCGCCGAGTTGGCCGGCCATCACCTCTGCATCCCCGACGTGGTGGTGGAGGACGTTTTCCTCGACGAGCGTCGCGAAGCGGTGGTCCCCTTCGTGGACGACGCGCGAGCGGCGCATGCGGGCGTCGACCGCCTCGCTCACGTCGTCTGGTGTACCGCGGAAGCCCGCGATCGTGCCCATGAGTGCTGTCGCATAGCCGGGCGTCTGAAGGAAGCCGGGTACGACATGGGATGCGTAAACACGGAACAGACGTGTCCGTTCGTACAAGGGCGTAGACGCCTCCTGCAGGTGCCTCATGCCCGTGCGCTGGAGCCGCCTCCACTGGACATACATGGAGTCAGCCTGGCGGTTCGCCGCGACCAGATCCGCCGCCTGACCGTCTGCCCCGCAGGCCACACACCAGGCCCGTATGTCCGCATCCGACGGGGCCGTGTGTGCATTCTCGATCCGGGACGACTTGGCGACGGACCAACCGCAGCGTGCTGCCAGCTCCTTGCCCGTGATCCCCGCGTCCAGACGCAGCTCTCGTAGGCGTTCGGCGAGAGCTGCGCGCGCTTCCTGCACGCTGGACATGGGGAAAGGGGGCATGGCCTCTTTACTTGATCTCGTACTCGTCGTGCGGGATGGCGCACCCCCAGATCTTCTCGAACGCGGCGGAGCACATCTCCACCAGCCCCGGATCATCGCGCAGTTCCTTGTCCAACCAGTCCCCGTCACCGGAGAAGTGGTGCACGCGCATCAGCCGGCCGTCGAAGACCCAAAAGTCGTTGACCGGCAACAGCAAGTCCGTGGCCTGCCGCCGAGGCAGCCACCGCACCTGCTCGCCCGCGGCCACATTGGCTTGGGTGACGTAATGCTCCCAACGGATGTACTCGGTCACCGGCTCGGACACAACCCGTGCCCGACGCACATCCACCCCTCGCGCCACAGCGTCGGAGATCTGCTGGTGGAACGGCCGCCACCACGTCCCCCGGTCGTCCCAGTCGGTGCGCTCACCCTTTTGCCAGGCCTCGAAGCGCGGGTTGCTGTAGTAGACGTCCCTCGTTTCCAGGTGGACGGCTGACCGCTCGGCTCTAGCAAGGAGCTCACCGAACTCCGGAATCGAGCTCATCACACGCCTTCCTGATGATCGGGACCATGCGCCTCGGGATCCTGATGACCGTCTCGGTCGGCGGGATGGGCGCCCTGGCCGGAGACGTTGAGTCACACCGGGCGGCCGACTCGTCGTCGGCCGTGTAGCTCTGGATCAGCAGATCAGCTGTGTCCGTGTCCACCCACACGGTTGGGCATCCGTCGTCGTCCGTGTCGGGGTCGATCCCGACAAACCGAATGTTCATGGTGGCTGACCTCCCGCGCTAGCCGGTTACAACGATTTGCACCACAGTCACGCTCCTGGAGGGACGCGGTCAAGAGCAGGTACTAGCCACGACCTGCTATCACCAACTCTTCTGTAATCCGGTGCAACTTAGTGGACGCTGCAAGGCGCCGCTCCCTACGGTCACGACAACGCTTCTGACGATGCGACGGGGGACGGCCCGATGATGACGATCAAGGTGTACCGCGTGGATGCCGTGTCCGGACAACGGCGTGAGACATGGCGG
This portion of the Streptomyces sp. NBC_01750 genome encodes:
- a CDS encoding IS4 family transposase encodes the protein MPRPGQVKSSSDDRFSDRIAIGVLTRAFPPELVDEVVAGCGRVEQRQRLLPARVVVYFVLAMCLFSGQGYEEVARLLTHGLERMGRWKGTWQVPTTAAIGRARLRLGPEPLKALFARVCRPVATEDTSGAWYRGWRLVAVDGTTFDVPDTEANAAFFGRPGASRGQEKSAYPQVRVAALAECGTHAVFAAEAGPLAVHETELAQRLFSSLTPGMLLLADRGFRGFDLWRAAAATGADLLWRVRNDAVLPVRALLEDGSYLSEIVAARDKNRRADPARVRVIEYTLGRDGSDTVYRLITTILDPKAGPAASLAALYAQRWEIESTLDEIKTHLGGPRLVLRSQHPRGAEQEIFAFLLVHHALRDLMHQAAQQSEQDPDRISFTRTLRVVRRHVTDQAAFSPLPAGPGTGHGPA
- a CDS encoding helix-turn-helix domain-containing protein, which codes for MPPFPMSSVQEARAALAERLRELRLDAGITGKELAARCGWSVAKSSRIENAHTAPSDADIRAWCVACGADGQAADLVAANRQADSMYVQWRRLQRTGMRHLQEASTPLYERTRLFRVYASHVVPGFLQTPGYATALMGTIAGFRGTPDDVSEAVDARMRRSRVVHEGDHRFATLVEENVLHHHVGDAEVMAGQLGALLASMALPSMSVGIIPAEAPREQIMWPLEQFTVFDDARIHVELLAARVTVTAPGELDIYLRAFARLTDLAVYGQAARTLIVKAIERLS
- a CDS encoding DUF6879 family protein, yielding MSSIPEFGELLARAERSAVHLETRDVYYSNPRFEAWQKGERTDWDDRGTWWRPFHQQISDAVARGVDVRRARVVSEPVTEYIRWEHYVTQANVAAGEQVRWLPRRQATDLLLPVNDFWVFDGRLMRVHHFSGDGDWLDKELRDDPGLVEMCSAAFEKIWGCAIPHDEYEIK